The following are from one region of the Mesorhizobium sp. B2-8-5 genome:
- a CDS encoding phytoene/squalene synthase family protein: MAGTSNIVKNGDVVMDAVRAADHDRYLSALYAPAERRDMLLALYAFNAEIAGVRDRIHEPLPGEVRLQWWRDVIAADGPGETGHPIADALKAAIVGNHLPKSAFDNMLEARIFDLYDDPMPSRTDLEGYCGETAAALIQLAAMVLDPVVAPRFAEPAGRAGCAQAITGLLLLLPLHRRRGQCFVPADVLAAAGTTPEEFIKGEGGAGAERAVAAMIALARDHLNAFEKGAPALPVALRPAFLPLALTRAYLDKMEKAGGSPLGSTTTLSTLRRHWLLLRHAMRGWTPL, encoded by the coding sequence ATGGCCGGCACGTCCAACATCGTCAAGAATGGCGACGTCGTCATGGATGCGGTGCGCGCCGCCGACCATGACCGGTATCTGTCGGCGCTCTACGCGCCGGCCGAGAGGCGCGACATGCTGCTCGCGCTCTACGCCTTCAACGCCGAGATCGCCGGCGTGCGCGATCGCATCCACGAGCCACTGCCGGGCGAGGTCAGGCTGCAATGGTGGCGCGACGTCATCGCGGCGGACGGGCCGGGAGAGACCGGTCATCCGATCGCCGATGCCCTCAAGGCCGCGATCGTCGGCAATCATCTGCCGAAATCCGCTTTCGACAATATGCTCGAGGCGCGCATCTTCGATCTCTATGACGATCCGATGCCGTCGCGGACCGACCTCGAGGGCTATTGCGGCGAAACGGCCGCTGCACTGATCCAGCTTGCGGCCATGGTGCTCGATCCGGTCGTGGCGCCGCGCTTTGCCGAACCGGCGGGCCGGGCCGGTTGCGCTCAGGCCATCACCGGCCTGCTGCTTCTGCTGCCGCTGCATCGTCGGCGCGGCCAGTGTTTCGTGCCCGCGGACGTCCTGGCGGCCGCCGGCACGACGCCGGAAGAGTTCATCAAGGGCGAGGGCGGGGCCGGCGCCGAGCGCGCGGTCGCTGCTATGATCGCGCTGGCGCGGGACCATCTCAACGCCTTCGAGAAAGGCGCGCCGGCGCTTCCTGTCGCGCTGCGGCCTGCTTTCCTGCCGTTGGCGCTGACGCGCGCCTATCTCGACAAGATGGAGAAGGCGGGCGGGTCGCCGCTCGGCTCGACGACGACGCTCTCCACCCTGCGCCGCCATTGGCTGCTCCTGCGTCATGCGATGCGGGGCTGGACGCCCCTTTGA
- a CDS encoding sterol desaturase family protein, producing MDEYNFPQVTQLAIPFFVAAILIELWLVRSGRAKGSFETRDTLASLMMGTGNVVAGLLLGVVSYWALLWLWQFRFFNLGLSIWVFLAAFLLDDLRYYVYHRIAHRVRWVWAEHVNHHSSQHYNLSTALRQSWTGLFTFTFILQAPLVLLGFHPAVIAFVFGFNLVWQFWIHTETIGKMWGWFEFIFNTPSHHRVHHATNPRYLDANYAGTLIIWDRMFGTFVEELEQDRPRYGIVKNIGTFNPLKVAFHEWIGMFNDALAPGLTLAQRLNYLIQPPGWSHDGSHDTSETLKAAYVRRNPGEAGKPGLPGMGAEPAE from the coding sequence ATGGATGAGTATAATTTTCCGCAGGTCACCCAGCTTGCCATTCCGTTCTTCGTCGCGGCGATCCTGATCGAGCTCTGGCTGGTGCGCAGCGGCCGTGCCAAGGGATCGTTCGAAACGCGCGATACGCTGGCCAGCCTGATGATGGGGACCGGCAATGTCGTCGCCGGACTGCTGCTCGGCGTCGTATCCTACTGGGCGCTGTTGTGGCTCTGGCAGTTCCGGTTCTTCAATCTCGGCCTGTCGATCTGGGTGTTTTTGGCCGCCTTCCTGCTCGATGATCTGCGCTACTATGTCTATCACCGCATCGCGCACCGGGTGCGCTGGGTGTGGGCCGAGCACGTCAACCATCACTCCAGCCAGCACTACAATCTCTCGACGGCGCTGAGGCAAAGCTGGACCGGCCTGTTCACCTTCACCTTCATCCTGCAAGCGCCGCTGGTGCTGCTCGGTTTCCATCCGGCGGTGATCGCCTTCGTCTTCGGCTTCAACCTTGTCTGGCAGTTCTGGATCCATACCGAGACGATCGGCAAGATGTGGGGCTGGTTCGAATTCATCTTCAACACGCCCTCGCACCACCGCGTCCACCACGCCACCAATCCGCGCTATCTCGACGCCAACTATGCCGGCACGCTGATCATCTGGGACCGCATGTTCGGAACCTTCGTCGAGGAACTGGAGCAAGACCGGCCGCGCTACGGCATCGTCAAGAACATCGGCACCTTCAATCCGCTGAAGGTGGCGTTCCACGAATGGATCGGCATGTTCAACGATGCGCTGGCGCCGGGGCTGACGCTTGCCCAGCGGTTGAACTATCTCATCCAGCCGCCAGGCTGGAGCCATGACGGTTCGCACGATACATCCGAGACGCTGAAGGCGGCTTATGTGCGGAGGAATCCGGGAGAGGCAGGAAAGCCGGGATTGCCAGGGATGGGTGCCGAGCCGGCGGAGTAA
- a CDS encoding type II toxin-antitoxin system RelE/ParE family toxin, with translation MIQRLEVEYSQSARDDLANIFRHIVEASGNPHVALKFVLRIEDRCQNIGNAPRGGRTRDDIVLGLRTVPFEHSAVITYVVESDVVRIINIFYGGRDYETLIRDGGSSAPS, from the coding sequence ATGATTCAGCGGCTTGAAGTCGAATACAGCCAAAGCGCGAGAGATGATCTCGCTAATATTTTCAGACACATAGTCGAGGCTAGCGGAAACCCTCACGTCGCGTTGAAATTCGTTCTGCGCATCGAAGACCGCTGCCAGAACATCGGCAACGCCCCTCGCGGCGGCCGAACTCGCGACGATATCGTACTAGGCTTGCGAACCGTCCCTTTCGAGCATTCTGCCGTCATCACCTATGTTGTCGAAAGCGATGTCGTTCGCATCATCAACATCTTCTACGGCGGTCGCGACTACGAGACGTTGATTCGAGACGGTGGGTCGAGCGCTCCATCCTGA
- a CDS encoding type II toxin-antitoxin system ParD family antitoxin has protein sequence MESAEKLSITVTPAMARMIREKVEDGSFGSASEVVRAALRAFQREEEEHAERMASIRARVKASIEDKRPNLSGEQVRAHLQGLFAEYSSPDDDSAA, from the coding sequence ATGGAATCTGCCGAGAAACTATCCATCACCGTCACGCCTGCCATGGCTCGCATGATCCGCGAGAAAGTCGAGGACGGGTCTTTCGGCTCCGCCAGCGAAGTCGTCCGCGCAGCGCTCCGCGCCTTCCAGCGCGAAGAGGAAGAGCATGCCGAGCGAATGGCATCGATCCGGGCGCGGGTGAAGGCTTCGATCGAGGACAAGAGGCCGAACCTTTCAGGAGAACAGGTGCGCGCTCATCTTCAAGGGCTGTTTGCCGAGTATTCGAGCCCCGACGATGATTCAGCGGCTTGA
- the trmFO gene encoding methylenetetrahydrofolate--tRNA-(uracil(54)-C(5))-methyltransferase (FADH(2)-oxidizing) TrmFO, giving the protein MSKNPVHIIGGGLAGSEAAWQIAEAGVPVVLHEMRPVRGTDAHKTDSLAELVCSNSFRSDDAENNAVGLLHAEMRLAGSLIMSAGDANQVPAGGALAVDRDGFSDAVTAKIEAHPLIAIQREEVPGLPPKDWDQAIIATGPLTAPSLAQSIAEATGADALAFFDAIAPIVHFDTIDMNTAWFQSRYDKVGPGGTGKDYINCPMDKDQYLAFVQALLDGQKTEFKEWEGTPYFDGCLPIEVMAERGVETLRYGPMKPMGLTNVHNPTVKAYAVVQLRQDNALGTLYNMVGFQTKLKHAEQVRIFRTIPGLENADFARLGGLHRNTYINSPTLLDPSLQLKSRPGLRFAGQITGCEGYVESAAIGLLAGRFAAAERLGQMPALPPPTTAFGALLNHITGGHIVSDDEPGKRSFQPMNVNFGLFPPVEAPKTEGKRLRGKDKTVAKRHAITSRALAECRAWLGLPGRAEAAE; this is encoded by the coding sequence ATGAGCAAAAATCCCGTCCATATCATCGGCGGCGGCCTCGCCGGTTCCGAGGCTGCATGGCAGATCGCTGAGGCCGGCGTTCCGGTCGTGCTGCATGAAATGCGCCCGGTGCGCGGCACCGACGCCCACAAGACCGACAGTCTGGCCGAGCTCGTCTGCTCGAACTCCTTCCGCTCCGACGACGCCGAAAACAATGCGGTCGGCCTGCTGCATGCCGAAATGCGGCTTGCCGGCTCGCTGATCATGAGCGCCGGCGACGCCAACCAGGTTCCGGCCGGCGGTGCGCTGGCGGTCGACCGCGACGGCTTTTCCGATGCGGTCACCGCGAAGATCGAGGCGCATCCGCTGATCGCCATCCAGCGCGAGGAAGTGCCGGGACTGCCGCCCAAGGATTGGGACCAGGCGATCATCGCCACCGGCCCGCTGACGGCGCCTTCGCTGGCGCAGTCGATCGCCGAGGCGACCGGCGCCGATGCGCTCGCTTTCTTCGACGCGATCGCGCCGATCGTGCATTTCGACACGATCGACATGAACACGGCCTGGTTCCAGTCGCGCTACGACAAGGTCGGCCCCGGCGGCACCGGCAAGGACTACATCAACTGCCCGATGGACAAGGACCAGTATCTCGCCTTCGTCCAGGCGCTGCTCGACGGCCAAAAGACCGAGTTCAAAGAGTGGGAAGGCACGCCCTATTTCGACGGCTGCCTGCCGATCGAGGTGATGGCCGAACGTGGCGTCGAGACGCTGCGCTACGGGCCGATGAAGCCGATGGGCCTGACCAACGTCCACAATCCGACGGTCAAGGCCTATGCGGTGGTGCAGCTTCGCCAGGACAATGCGCTGGGCACGCTCTACAACATGGTCGGCTTCCAGACCAAGCTGAAGCATGCCGAGCAGGTGCGCATCTTCCGCACCATCCCCGGCCTTGAAAACGCGGACTTCGCGCGTCTCGGCGGCCTGCACCGCAACACCTACATCAACTCGCCGACGCTGCTCGATCCGTCGCTGCAGCTCAAATCGCGGCCGGGCCTGCGTTTCGCCGGCCAGATCACCGGCTGCGAAGGCTATGTCGAAAGCGCCGCCATCGGCCTGCTCGCCGGCCGCTTCGCCGCCGCCGAACGGCTCGGCCAGATGCCCGCCCTGCCGCCGCCGACCACCGCCTTCGGCGCGCTGCTCAACCACATCACCGGCGGCCACATCGTCTCGGATGATGAGCCGGGCAAACGCTCCTTCCAGCCGATGAACGTCAATTTCGGTCTGTTCCCACCCGTGGAAGCACCGAAGACCGAAGGCAAGCGCCTGCGCGGCAAGGACAAGACCGTCGCCAAAAGGCATGCCATCACCTCCCGCGCCCTGGCTGAATGCAGGGCATGGTTGGGGCTGCCGGGCAGAGCTGAGGCAGCCGAATAA
- a CDS encoding DUF1127 domain-containing protein — MNLIRSYRNWRVYRDTVTELGRLSNRQLHDLGIVRDEIKMVARKAI, encoded by the coding sequence ATGAACCTGATCCGCAGCTATCGTAACTGGCGCGTCTATCGCGACACCGTTACCGAGCTGGGTCGGCTTTCGAACCGCCAGCTCCATGATCTCGGCATCGTTCGCGACGAGATCAAGATGGTCGCCCGCAAGGCGATCTAA
- a CDS encoding DUF1127 domain-containing protein translates to MNLIRNYRNWRRYRDTVSELSRLSNRELTDLGISRSDIHYVARKAV, encoded by the coding sequence ATGAACCTGATCCGCAACTACCGCAACTGGCGCCGCTACCGGGACACCGTCTCCGAGCTGAGCCGCCTGTCGAACCGTGAACTGACCGACCTCGGCATCAGCCGCAGCGACATCCACTACGTCGCCCGCAAGGCGGTCTAA
- a CDS encoding DUF2157 domain-containing protein, with amino-acid sequence MAGYATQVRADIARWREAGLIDPATAEALTRDVAANERASLSFGSILAMMAALLFGAAILIFVAANWEAIPRLVRVAALFAVILAGYVGGAVLKTRDHAAVGEALWIVAAAAFGGSIALIGQMYHLSGDEASALLTWCAGTGLAAVALRSNPLTVAAVGIADAWLVLKGFGFYWRAEIPHLFIVMAVVLFAISFWTRSRAARHLIILSVVLYLVLLATDRDTLPVAVSLAVISALLFAASVFTGDPIDRILQLGGRLPLHALFGFLTGMAIVQFELADESTYNSGFAVASIVALAGIVAAIMLAGRESRGLRWLAYAGFAFELAIIYGVTLRSMLDTAGFFLAAAVLLGILALIIIRVEKRMRAPAKAGATP; translated from the coding sequence ATGGCGGGCTATGCAACACAGGTTAGGGCGGATATCGCGCGATGGCGGGAGGCCGGGCTGATCGATCCCGCCACGGCGGAGGCATTGACACGCGACGTCGCCGCCAACGAGCGGGCGTCACTGAGTTTCGGCTCCATCCTGGCGATGATGGCGGCGCTTTTGTTCGGCGCAGCGATCCTGATTTTCGTCGCCGCCAACTGGGAGGCCATCCCGCGCCTCGTTCGCGTGGCGGCCCTGTTTGCCGTCATCCTCGCAGGCTATGTCGGCGGTGCGGTGCTGAAGACGCGCGACCATGCCGCGGTCGGCGAGGCGCTGTGGATCGTCGCCGCCGCCGCCTTCGGCGGCTCGATCGCACTCATCGGCCAGATGTACCACCTCTCGGGCGACGAGGCCTCGGCGCTGTTGACATGGTGCGCCGGCACGGGGCTGGCGGCGGTGGCGCTGCGTTCCAACCCGCTGACCGTGGCGGCGGTCGGCATCGCCGACGCCTGGCTGGTCCTCAAGGGGTTCGGCTTCTACTGGCGCGCGGAGATCCCGCATCTCTTCATCGTCATGGCGGTCGTGCTGTTCGCCATTTCGTTCTGGACGCGCAGCCGGGCCGCGCGCCACCTCATCATTCTGTCTGTCGTTCTCTATCTGGTTTTGCTGGCGACGGATCGTGACACGCTGCCGGTGGCGGTTTCGCTCGCCGTCATATCGGCGCTGCTGTTTGCCGCTTCGGTCTTTACGGGCGATCCGATCGACAGGATCCTTCAACTCGGCGGCCGGCTGCCCTTGCACGCCTTGTTCGGCTTCCTCACCGGCATGGCGATCGTCCAGTTCGAGCTGGCGGATGAAAGCACCTACAACAGCGGTTTCGCCGTCGCCTCGATCGTGGCGCTTGCCGGCATCGTGGCGGCGATCATGCTGGCCGGCCGCGAGAGCAGGGGGCTGCGCTGGCTGGCCTATGCCGGCTTCGCCTTCGAACTCGCCATCATCTATGGCGTCACCTTGCGGTCGATGCTCGATACGGCCGGATTCTTCCTGGCCGCCGCCGTGCTGCTCGGTATCCTGGCGCTGATCATCATCCGCGTCGAGAAACGCATGAGGGCGCCCGCCAAGGCAGGAGCAACGCCATGA
- a CDS encoding GDYXXLXY domain-containing protein codes for MTGKKLIIAALVLALVQIGFLSWIIAGRAAILRNGKEVLLKVEPVDPRDLMRGDYVSLNNNISRIPVKLIADIPQGAFSSDDGSIAVRLKKGADGYWQPTAAWFGKAPAPTGVDEADIVGHVAAGWDLRSPDMTIAPDYGIDRFYVSEGEGMAIQNDMRVRPFGIKLALAPDGTAQIKALMDGDKTLFEEPLY; via the coding sequence ATGACCGGCAAAAAACTGATCATCGCGGCGCTGGTGCTGGCGCTTGTCCAGATCGGCTTTCTCAGCTGGATCATCGCCGGCCGCGCCGCAATCCTGCGCAACGGCAAGGAAGTGCTTCTGAAAGTCGAGCCCGTCGATCCGCGCGATCTCATGCGCGGCGACTATGTCTCGCTCAACAACAACATTTCGCGGATTCCGGTGAAGCTGATCGCCGACATTCCACAAGGCGCTTTTTCCAGCGACGACGGTTCGATCGCGGTGCGATTGAAGAAGGGCGCGGATGGTTACTGGCAGCCGACGGCGGCCTGGTTCGGCAAAGCGCCGGCCCCGACGGGCGTGGACGAGGCGGACATCGTCGGACATGTCGCCGCGGGCTGGGATCTTCGCAGCCCCGACATGACGATCGCGCCGGACTACGGGATCGATCGCTTCTATGTGTCGGAAGGCGAAGGAATGGCGATCCAGAACGACATGCGCGTGCGGCCGTTCGGCATCAAGCTCGCGCTAGCACCCGACGGCACGGCACAGATCAAGGCGCTGATGGACGGTGACAAGACGCTGTTCGAGGAGCCACTTTATTAG
- the tig gene encoding trigger factor, which translates to MQVTETLNSGLKREIKITVPAGDMEAKLMARLTDARDKVRINGFRPGKVPVQHLRKMYGKSFMAEVVNEILNDSTRSIISGRGEKAAMQPEVIMTEDEKEAEKILAGGADFEFSLNYEVIPPIEIKDFSDIKVTRQVYDVPESEVDDQVKRVAESARSYEPKTGKAAEGDRVSIDYVGKIDGEAFAGGAGTDQPLVLGSKEFIPGFEDQLIGAKAGDEKQVTVTFPENYQAAHLAGKEATFDVTVKEVSAPGALEVNDETAKNLGLESLERLREIVRGQIENQFGSMTRQKVKRQLLDQLDASYSFEAPSKLVEAEFNNIWAQVNRDLEAAGRTFADEETTEEEARAEYMRLAERRVRLGLVLAEIGEKAGVTVSDEELQRGLFEQVRRFPANQQQEAFEYYRSNPEAINALRAPMFEEKVVDYLLGQISVDDVKVGKDELMADDEEAETATKAKPAKKASSKKAEAKAGEAADEAEEPKKKAAPKKKTAKEAE; encoded by the coding sequence ATGCAGGTCACCGAAACGCTCAACTCCGGTCTCAAGCGCGAGATCAAGATCACCGTGCCGGCCGGTGACATGGAAGCCAAGCTGATGGCGCGGCTGACCGACGCCCGTGACAAGGTGCGCATCAACGGCTTCCGCCCGGGCAAGGTGCCGGTGCAGCACCTGCGCAAGATGTACGGCAAGTCGTTCATGGCCGAGGTCGTCAACGAGATCCTCAACGACTCGACCCGTTCGATCATCTCGGGGCGCGGCGAAAAGGCCGCCATGCAGCCCGAAGTGATCATGACCGAGGACGAGAAGGAGGCCGAGAAGATCCTGGCCGGCGGCGCCGATTTCGAATTCAGCCTCAACTATGAAGTCATCCCGCCGATCGAGATCAAGGATTTCTCCGACATCAAGGTGACGCGTCAGGTCTATGACGTGCCGGAATCGGAAGTCGACGACCAGGTCAAGCGTGTTGCGGAATCGGCGCGCAGCTACGAGCCGAAGACCGGCAAGGCCGCCGAGGGCGACCGGGTCAGCATCGACTATGTCGGCAAGATCGACGGCGAGGCTTTCGCCGGCGGCGCCGGCACCGACCAGCCGCTGGTGCTCGGCTCAAAGGAGTTCATCCCCGGCTTCGAGGACCAGCTGATCGGCGCGAAGGCCGGCGATGAGAAACAGGTCACCGTCACGTTCCCGGAAAACTACCAGGCGGCGCATCTGGCCGGCAAGGAAGCCACCTTCGACGTCACCGTCAAGGAGGTGTCGGCGCCCGGCGCGCTCGAGGTCAATGACGAGACGGCCAAGAATCTCGGCCTGGAATCGCTGGAGCGCCTGCGCGAGATCGTGCGCGGCCAGATCGAGAACCAGTTCGGCTCGATGACCCGCCAGAAGGTGAAGCGCCAGCTGCTTGATCAGCTCGACGCGTCCTACTCGTTCGAAGCGCCCTCCAAGCTCGTCGAGGCCGAGTTCAACAACATCTGGGCCCAGGTCAACCGCGACCTCGAAGCCGCCGGCCGGACCTTCGCCGACGAGGAGACGACGGAAGAAGAGGCGCGCGCCGAATATATGCGTCTTGCCGAGCGTCGCGTGCGCCTTGGCCTCGTGCTCGCCGAGATCGGCGAGAAAGCCGGCGTCACCGTGTCGGACGAGGAACTGCAGCGCGGCCTGTTCGAGCAGGTGCGCCGCTTCCCGGCAAACCAGCAGCAGGAAGCCTTCGAGTATTATCGCAGCAACCCGGAAGCCATCAACGCGCTGCGCGCGCCGATGTTCGAGGAGAAGGTCGTCGACTACCTGCTCGGCCAGATCTCGGTCGACGACGTCAAGGTCGGCAAGGACGAGCTGATGGCCGACGACGAGGAGGCCGAGACCGCGACCAAGGCGAAGCCGGCCAAGAAGGCCTCTTCGAAGAAGGCCGAGGCAAAGGCGGGCGAAGCCGCCGACGAGGCGGAAGAGCCGAAGAAGAAGGCCGCGCCGAAAAAGAAAACCGCCAAGGAAGCCGAGTAA
- a CDS encoding isochorismatase family protein: MPQHGNEPWPFDKERAALLVIDMQGDFVDEGAVMEVAMARHRIPVMRQVVELCRAAGVPVVYTQHVLSDHFNISPLETAYQPRLKAKGMREGSAGTRIVAELAPLPGEVIIKKHRYDAFHNSQLETVLRNIRGAGQVDTVIIIGTVTSICCESTARSAFMRDYKVAFVSDANGGLDEASHNATLAIIGKVFGRVMTTAELESLF; the protein is encoded by the coding sequence ATGCCTCAGCACGGCAACGAACCATGGCCGTTCGACAAAGAACGCGCCGCCCTGCTGGTCATCGACATGCAGGGCGACTTCGTCGATGAAGGCGCGGTGATGGAAGTCGCGATGGCGCGGCATCGCATTCCCGTTATGCGGCAGGTGGTCGAACTGTGCCGCGCGGCTGGTGTCCCGGTGGTCTACACGCAGCATGTGCTGAGCGACCATTTCAACATCTCCCCGCTCGAGACCGCCTACCAGCCAAGGCTGAAGGCCAAAGGCATGCGGGAAGGCAGCGCCGGCACCAGGATCGTGGCGGAACTCGCTCCCTTGCCGGGCGAGGTGATCATCAAGAAGCACCGCTACGATGCGTTCCACAACAGCCAATTAGAAACGGTGCTGCGCAACATCCGCGGCGCCGGCCAGGTCGACACCGTCATCATCATCGGCACGGTGACGAGCATCTGCTGCGAATCGACGGCCCGCAGCGCCTTCATGCGCGACTACAAGGTGGCTTTCGTCAGCGATGCCAATGGCGGGCTGGACGAGGCCTCGCACAACGCGACGCTCGCCATCATCGGCAAGGTGTTCGGGCGCGTGATGACGACCGCAGAACTGGAAAGCCTGTTTTAA
- a CDS encoding c-type cytochrome, with translation MRAIALFIVLSATTFFVSPSQAQDAAAGEKVFTKCKVCHVADQDQNKIGPSLHGVIGRVAGTHPNFTYSAAMIAAGKSGIKWDEPTLTKYLHDPKAMVKGTKMAFPGLKDDQDIANVIAYLKQYSK, from the coding sequence ATGCGTGCAATTGCGCTTTTCATCGTGTTGTCCGCGACGACCTTCTTCGTGAGCCCATCGCAGGCGCAGGACGCCGCCGCGGGTGAGAAGGTCTTCACCAAGTGCAAGGTCTGCCACGTTGCGGACCAGGACCAGAACAAGATTGGCCCGTCCCTGCACGGTGTCATCGGGCGCGTCGCGGGCACACACCCCAATTTCACCTATTCCGCGGCCATGATCGCGGCCGGAAAATCCGGCATCAAATGGGACGAACCCACGCTCACCAAATATCTCCACGATCCCAAGGCGATGGTCAAAGGGACGAAGATGGCGTTCCCCGGTCTGAAGGATGACCAAGACATAGCCAACGTCATCGCCTACCTGAAACAGTATTCCAAGTAG
- a CDS encoding GYD domain-containing protein, whose translation MPLYLTRFSYTPATWAKLIKNPEDRREAAKQYIESVGGKLHGFWYAFGEHDGYNLWEAPDNVSMAATALAIGSGGALSSIQTTVLLTVEDTLAALQKASSIKYRPPGEQA comes from the coding sequence ATGCCATTATACCTGACCCGGTTCAGCTACACGCCGGCCACATGGGCTAAGCTCATCAAGAACCCAGAGGACCGCCGAGAGGCGGCGAAGCAGTACATTGAATCGGTTGGCGGAAAGCTGCACGGATTCTGGTACGCCTTTGGTGAGCACGACGGCTATAACTTGTGGGAGGCTCCGGACAACGTGTCGATGGCGGCCACGGCGCTCGCGATCGGCTCGGGCGGAGCGCTGAGTTCCATACAGACGACCGTCCTTCTGACCGTGGAGGACACGCTTGCAGCATTGCAAAAGGCATCGTCGATTAAATATCGACCGCCTGGAGAACAAGCCTAG
- a CDS encoding DUF2189 domain-containing protein, whose product MASFHVIAGASETLEHTKVRKIGVSDLFDALRRGVDDFMVKPSHIVFLCMIYPLVGVVLATWTSGANTLPLLFPLVSGFALIGPLAAIGLYEISRRREAGLDASWKHAFEVRNSPALPAIAAVGIMLFAIFITWLLTAKLFYEYLFGPEPPASLSSFIAEIFATGSGWTLIVLGHAIGFVFAVVVLCTTVVAFPLLLDRDVGAYEAIHTSVRVVLANPIVMAVWGLVVAIGLIIGSLPVFAGLAVVLPILGHATWHVYRKVVEPQAAPRPAN is encoded by the coding sequence ATGGCAAGCTTTCACGTGATTGCAGGCGCCAGCGAAACGCTGGAGCATACCAAAGTGAGAAAGATCGGCGTTTCCGATCTTTTCGATGCGCTCAGGCGCGGTGTCGACGACTTCATGGTCAAACCCTCGCACATCGTGTTTTTGTGCATGATCTATCCGCTCGTTGGCGTGGTGCTTGCCACCTGGACATCGGGAGCAAACACGCTGCCGCTGCTATTTCCACTGGTGTCAGGCTTTGCGCTGATCGGGCCACTCGCGGCGATCGGCCTTTATGAGATCAGCCGCCGGCGGGAAGCCGGGCTGGATGCTTCCTGGAAACATGCTTTCGAGGTCAGGAATTCTCCGGCGCTGCCGGCCATCGCCGCCGTCGGCATCATGCTGTTTGCAATCTTCATCACATGGCTTTTGACCGCAAAGCTTTTCTACGAGTATCTGTTCGGGCCCGAGCCGCCGGCGTCACTGTCCAGTTTCATAGCCGAGATATTCGCCACCGGGAGCGGCTGGACGCTGATCGTACTGGGTCATGCGATCGGGTTTGTATTCGCTGTGGTGGTTTTGTGCACCACCGTGGTCGCTTTCCCGCTGCTGCTCGATCGCGACGTCGGCGCCTACGAAGCCATCCACACTTCGGTGCGCGTGGTCCTGGCCAATCCGATCGTGATGGCCGTCTGGGGACTTGTCGTCGCCATTGGGCTGATCATCGGCTCGCTGCCTGTGTTCGCGGGGCTGGCGGTCGTGCTGCCAATCCTTGGCCATGCCACCTGGCACGTGTACCGCAAGGTGGTGGAACCGCAGGCCGCCCCAAGACCGGCGAACTGA
- a CDS encoding aminoacyl-tRNA deacylase, with translation MTMANRLKDFIDGKEIPYDTVAHHRTATSRQAAIAAHVPGGIMAKSVVVHHELGYALAVVPSTHRIELGKLQDVMDRRLGLASEDEVVSLFDDCDIGAIPPIGAAYDVPVILDESLRDAADIYFEGGDHKTLVHVSGKDFRNLTAGARQARFSHPAY, from the coding sequence ATGACGATGGCAAACAGACTGAAGGATTTTATCGACGGCAAGGAAATCCCGTACGACACCGTCGCGCACCATCGAACTGCCACCAGCCGGCAGGCCGCTATCGCCGCGCATGTGCCCGGCGGCATCATGGCGAAGTCCGTGGTCGTTCACCACGAGCTCGGCTATGCGCTGGCCGTGGTCCCAAGCACCCACAGGATCGAACTCGGCAAGCTGCAGGACGTCATGGACAGGCGCCTCGGGCTCGCTTCCGAGGATGAGGTGGTATCGCTCTTCGATGATTGCGACATCGGCGCCATACCGCCGATCGGCGCGGCCTATGACGTGCCGGTCATCCTGGACGAAAGCCTGCGCGACGCCGCCGATATCTATTTCGAGGGCGGCGACCACAAGACGCTCGTGCATGTCAGCGGCAAGGATTTCCGTAACCTGACGGCGGGCGCGCGTCAGGCGCGGTTCAGCCACCCGGCCTACTGA